One genomic region from Campylobacter sp. RM5004 encodes:
- the crcB gene encoding fluoride efflux transporter CrcB, which produces MNILMVALGGSFGAVFRYLLSTFINRNSEFKFFVAGTLIVNVLGCFLIGLFYALAKNYESLSNFRLLIVVGFLGAFTTFSSISYESIELFKRFGFVAFSANIILNLIFGLIATYVALNYIK; this is translated from the coding sequence GTGAATATATTAATGGTTGCTTTAGGCGGCTCTTTTGGAGCAGTTTTTAGGTATTTATTAAGCACTTTTATAAATCGTAATTCCGAATTCAAATTCTTTGTCGCAGGAACTTTAATTGTCAATGTATTAGGGTGTTTTTTGATAGGATTATTTTATGCACTTGCTAAAAATTATGAGAGCTTAAGTAATTTTAGATTATTAATAGTTGTTGGTTTTTTAGGAGCTTTTACTACTTTTTCATCTATATCTTATGAAAGCATTGAGCTTTTTAAAAGATTTGGTTTCGTTGCCTTTAGTGCAAATATTATTTTAAATTTAATATTTGGACTAATAGCAACTTATGTTGCTTTAAACTATATTAAATAA
- a CDS encoding S41 family peptidase has protein sequence MKLNKKIFLCIALGISLFAKTDEEAERQAFSKLIKTFRMIEANYVDEITIEQLVDKSLEGLLSNLDAHSAFLNEKNFKSLQESTNGEFGGLGMTLSVKDNAITVIAPIEGTPADKAGIKAGDVILKIENESTIGMSLDDAVSKMRGKPNTKINITIYRKGEKKPLDFTITRDIIKVESVYAKNIENTNYLYLRITSFDRNVVGKVKEALTLNKNIKGIVIDLRNNPGGLLNQATDLLNLFIDNGVLVSQKGRDENAKIDTIAIKKAAINTTIPISIIVNGGSASASEIVSGAMQDRKRAIIVGEKTFGKGSVQMIREINAKEGVKLTIAKYYLPSGRTIQAVGVTPDIIVHPGKVTMEEEGFSIKESELKKHLENELEKIDGKKENKNDKNTMTQEQINNDAQLKSAIDALKILEIKGN, from the coding sequence GTGAAACTTAATAAAAAAATATTTTTATGTATTGCACTTGGAATTTCGTTGTTTGCAAAAACCGATGAAGAAGCAGAAAGACAAGCTTTTTCTAAACTAATTAAAACTTTTAGAATGATAGAGGCAAACTATGTTGATGAAATAACAATAGAACAATTAGTTGATAAATCATTAGAAGGTTTGCTTAGCAATCTTGATGCACACTCAGCGTTTTTAAACGAAAAAAATTTCAAATCTCTTCAAGAAAGCACGAACGGAGAATTCGGTGGTCTTGGAATGACATTATCAGTAAAAGATAATGCAATAACAGTTATTGCACCGATAGAAGGAACACCTGCTGATAAAGCTGGAATTAAAGCAGGAGATGTTATTTTAAAGATAGAAAATGAAAGCACAATAGGAATGAGTCTTGATGATGCAGTTTCTAAAATGCGTGGCAAACCGAATACTAAGATTAATATTACAATTTATAGAAAAGGCGAGAAAAAGCCATTAGATTTTACGATTACAAGAGATATTATAAAAGTTGAAAGTGTTTATGCTAAAAATATTGAAAATACTAATTATTTGTATTTAAGAATTACTAGCTTTGATAGAAATGTTGTAGGAAAAGTAAAAGAAGCTTTAACACTTAATAAAAATATAAAAGGAATTGTAATTGATTTAAGAAACAATCCAGGTGGTTTATTAAATCAAGCTACTGATTTATTAAATTTATTTATAGATAACGGAGTTTTAGTATCTCAAAAAGGAAGAGATGAGAATGCTAAAATAGATACAATTGCAATTAAAAAAGCTGCAATAAATACTACAATTCCTATTAGTATCATAGTAAATGGCGGAAGTGCAAGTGCAAGCGAAATCGTAAGTGGTGCAATGCAAGATAGAAAAAGAGCTATTATTGTGGGCGAAAAGACTTTTGGTAAAGGAAGTGTTCAAATGATTAGAGAAATCAATGCAAAAGAAGGTGTAAAACTTACAATTGCAAAATACTATTTACCAAGCGGAAGAACCATTCAAGCAGTTGGTGTTACTCCTGATATCATCGTTCATCCAGGAAAAGTTACTATGGAAGAAGAAGGCTTTAGTATAAAAGAAAGCGAACTTAAAAAACATTTAGAAAATGAATTAGAAAAAATTGATGGCAAAAAAGAAAATAAAAACGATAAAAACACAATGACCCAAGAACAAATCAATAATGACGCTCAATTAAAATCAGCAATTGATGCTCTAAAAATATTAGAAATTAAAGGAAATTAA
- a CDS encoding lysophospholipid acyltransferase family protein: protein MNKIITIFLALIIAISIAIVIILMFLFPKKNYIIRKTWAKFIKKLCFYKIEVKGEFDNNARMIILNHRSMLDIIALEDVYPKDLAWIAKKQIEEIFFFGNIIKLPKMISIDRENARDFIRVINEAKDRLESNRNISMFPEGTRNDGYELLRFKKGASMLATKLDVVVQPVIIIGSKEILDSKKLSIHLGKKLTIIPLKPLQANELDNARDLMQEAINEYFKENK from the coding sequence TTGAATAAAATCATTACTATTTTTTTGGCATTAATTATTGCAATAAGCATTGCTATTGTAATAATTTTGATGTTTTTATTTCCTAAAAAAAATTATATCATTAGAAAAACATGGGCTAAATTTATTAAAAAACTATGCTTTTACAAAATAGAAGTAAAAGGCGAATTTGATAATAACGCTAGAATGATTATTCTAAATCATCGCTCAATGCTTGATATTATCGCACTTGAAGATGTTTATCCAAAAGATTTAGCTTGGATAGCAAAAAAACAAATTGAAGAGATATTTTTCTTTGGAAATATTATTAAATTACCTAAAATGATTTCAATTGATAGAGAAAATGCAAGAGATTTTATAAGAGTAATTAACGAAGCAAAAGATAGACTAGAGTCTAATAGAAATATTTCAATGTTTCCTGAAGGAACTAGAAATGATGGCTATGAATTATTAAGATTTAAAAAAGGTGCTTCAATGCTAGCTACTAAGCTTGATGTTGTGGTTCAACCTGTTATAATTATAGGCTCAAAAGAGATTTTAGATAGCAAAAAACTATCAATTCACTTAGGTAAAAAGCTTACAATAATACCTTTAAAACCTTTGCAAGCTAACGAATTAGACAATGCAAGAGATTTAATGCAAGAAGCTATTAATGAATATTTCAAGGAAAATAAGTGA
- a CDS encoding diguanylate cyclase: protein MSKKEKQIQEYINKWGPELEIGVDMVDEEHKLFFEMIEQVFEAANEGYKEFNAVFQLVLNHLAWHFKNEEEFMKSVAIHTKYIDYHNAIHSQCISQLVKMRDAVVKQNSSDDMVYQKELALNLAFFVKNWLVFHILGEDYKIAKQIEYIEAGHSPQRAYDMINEQMDKKIEILTITLSNLLKIYEIRNEKLLEIEADIKTSLKKKEEQLQEQIQENKKKSITDELTGLHNRRQAMFVLNNIWSEFQDPTCAIIQLDLDKFKEVNDTYGHHAGDLVLKQFSNAVKYFFETNELCNKYRYSDRETIHFCRLGGDEFLVILQKYSLDEAVAIANALHATVNNIEVFDEHKKIIWKGSTSIGVACRNADNRDFESVLKAADAYLYKAKEDGRNCVRSMLHEIGGGVFLAEYM from the coding sequence ATGAGTAAAAAAGAAAAACAAATACAAGAATATATAAATAAATGGGGTCCTGAGCTAGAAATAGGTGTTGATATGGTTGATGAAGAACATAAATTGTTCTTTGAAATGATTGAGCAAGTTTTTGAAGCGGCAAATGAAGGATATAAAGAATTTAACGCAGTTTTTCAACTTGTATTAAATCATCTTGCTTGGCATTTTAAAAACGAAGAAGAATTTATGAAAAGCGTTGCAATTCATACAAAATATATAGACTATCACAATGCAATCCATTCTCAATGTATTTCACAGCTTGTAAAAATGAGAGATGCAGTAGTAAAACAAAATAGTTCCGATGATATGGTATATCAAAAAGAACTTGCATTAAATCTTGCTTTTTTTGTGAAAAACTGGTTGGTTTTTCATATTTTAGGAGAAGATTATAAGATTGCTAAACAAATTGAATATATAGAAGCGGGTCATAGCCCACAAAGAGCTTATGATATGATAAATGAACAAATGGATAAAAAGATAGAGATTTTAACCATAACTTTATCAAATCTACTAAAAATATATGAGATAAGAAACGAAAAATTATTAGAAATAGAAGCAGATATTAAAACAAGTTTAAAGAAAAAAGAAGAACAATTACAAGAACAAATCCAAGAAAATAAGAAAAAATCAATCACAGATGAGCTAACAGGCCTTCATAATCGTCGCCAAGCTATGTTTGTTTTAAATAATATTTGGAGCGAGTTTCAAGACCCAACCTGTGCAATAATTCAGCTAGATTTAGATAAATTTAAAGAAGTAAATGATACTTATGGACACCATGCTGGTGATTTGGTTTTAAAACAATTTTCTAATGCTGTTAAATATTTCTTTGAAACAAATGAATTATGTAATAAATATAGATATAGCGATAGAGAAACGATACATTTTTGTCGTTTAGGTGGAGATGAATTTTTAGTAATTTTACAAAAGTATTCATTAGATGAAGCAGTAGCTATTGCAAATGCTTTACATGCAACTGTTAATAATATAGAAGTATTTGATGAGCATAAAAAGATAATATGGAAAGGAAGCACAAGTATAGGTGTAGCTTGTAGAAATGCTGATAATAGAGACTTTGAATCAGTATTAAAAGCTGCTGATGCTTATTTATATAAAGCTAAAGAAGATGGAAGAAACTGCGTTCGCTCTATGTTACACGAGATAGGGGGGGGGGTATTTCTAGCAGAGTATATGTAG
- the htpG gene encoding molecular chaperone HtpG has product MEFKTEVNQLLNLMIHSLYSNKEIFLRELISNSSDAIDKLNFLSLSDDKYKGISFSPSIKISVNKDAKLLIIEDNGIGMDEADLNNNLGTIASSGTKKFLENLSDDAKKNSDLIGQFGVGFYSAFMVANKIEVYTKKALCNESFLWSSDTNGYEISKTNKENIGTKIVLHLKDDEFLDTYKIESLVSKYSNHISYPIFLEKEVSVGEGDDKKTELKFEQINKAKALWRENKASLKKEDYLKFYEGISYDSKEPLLYVHTKSEGGSLEYSSLFFIPASAPHDLYRVDYEKGIKLYVKRVLISEKEEILPTYLRFVKGVLDVEDLPLNVSREILQENVILKKIKEISTKKILNELEKLQKNDAEKYNEFYKLFGAVLKEALFDPSANKDEILTLCKFDNSQDDKQITLEEYCANLGENKTIYYLIGENKELLKHSPLLESYKKNGINVLLLSDKIDPIVMPMVHKYKDYDLKAINEVSEIKKDDLNEEQKSFCEKLSEILKSDVKEVVLSNSLESSLSSLVYDSNDQEYMMAKMMAQFSGEKMNAKGVLQLNAKHELVEKLVSNNDDEKLKDLAYLAYGTAALAQGLEFAKVAEFNEAVINLAKKAF; this is encoded by the coding sequence ATGGAATTTAAAACCGAAGTAAATCAATTACTTAATTTAATGATTCATTCACTTTATTCAAACAAAGAAATATTTTTAAGAGAACTTATATCAAACTCAAGCGATGCAATCGATAAGCTAAATTTCTTAAGCCTTAGCGATGATAAATATAAAGGAATTAGCTTTAGTCCTAGTATTAAAATTAGCGTTAATAAAGACGCAAAACTTCTAATTATTGAAGATAATGGTATAGGAATGGATGAAGCTGATTTAAACAATAATTTAGGAACAATAGCTTCAAGTGGCACTAAAAAATTCTTAGAAAACCTAAGTGATGATGCTAAGAAAAATAGCGATTTGATAGGTCAATTTGGTGTTGGATTTTATTCAGCTTTCATGGTTGCAAACAAGATTGAAGTATATACAAAAAAAGCTTTATGCAATGAATCATTTTTATGGAGTAGCGATACAAACGGCTATGAAATAAGCAAAACAAATAAAGAAAACATAGGAACAAAAATAGTTCTTCATCTAAAAGATGATGAGTTTTTAGATACTTATAAAATAGAAAGTCTAGTAAGCAAGTATTCAAATCATATCTCGTATCCAATTTTCTTAGAAAAAGAAGTTAGCGTTGGCGAGGGTGATGATAAAAAAACCGAACTAAAATTTGAGCAAATTAATAAAGCAAAAGCTTTATGGAGAGAAAACAAAGCTAGCCTTAAAAAAGAAGATTATTTAAAATTCTATGAAGGCATAAGCTATGATAGCAAAGAACCACTTTTATATGTGCATACAAAAAGCGAAGGTGGTTCATTAGAATATTCAAGTTTATTTTTTATACCAGCAAGCGCTCCACATGATTTATATAGAGTAGATTATGAAAAAGGCATAAAACTTTATGTAAAAAGAGTTTTAATTAGCGAAAAAGAAGAGATTTTACCAACTTATTTAAGATTTGTTAAAGGTGTGCTTGATGTTGAAGACTTACCTTTAAATGTTAGCCGTGAGATTTTACAAGAAAATGTAATTTTGAAAAAAATTAAAGAAATAAGCACTAAAAAAATCTTAAATGAATTAGAAAAATTACAAAAAAACGATGCAGAAAAATATAACGAATTTTATAAATTATTCGGAGCTGTTTTAAAAGAAGCTTTATTTGACCCAAGCGCAAATAAAGATGAAATATTAACATTATGCAAATTTGATAATAGCCAAGATGACAAGCAAATAACACTTGAAGAATATTGTGCTAATTTGGGCGAAAATAAAACTATTTATTATCTAATAGGCGAAAACAAAGAATTATTAAAACATTCTCCACTACTTGAAAGCTACAAGAAAAACGGAATAAATGTATTATTATTAAGCGATAAGATTGATCCAATTGTAATGCCAATGGTTCATAAATATAAAGATTATGATTTAAAAGCAATCAACGAAGTAAGCGAAATCAAAAAAGATGATTTAAACGAAGAGCAAAAAAGCTTTTGTGAAAAATTAAGCGAAATCTTAAAAAGCGATGTAAAAGAAGTGGTATTATCAAATAGCTTAGAAAGCTCATTATCAAGCCTTGTGTATGATAGCAACGATCAAGAATACATGATGGCTAAAATGATGGCTCAATTTAGCGGAGAAAAAATGAATGCTAAAGGCGTTTTACAATTAAATGCAAAGCATGAGCTAGTAGAAAAATTAGTAAGCAATAATGATGATGAAAAGCTAAAAGATTTAGCATATCTTGCATACGGCACGGCTGCACTTGCTCAAGGATTAGAGTTTGCTAAGGTTGCTGAGTTTAACGAAGCTGTAATTAATCTTGCTAAAAAAGCATTTTAA
- a CDS encoding GGDEF domain-containing protein codes for MNSFFSEIIISLPSATFILEILALIIALYFKKYNIIAICILLLSSKMIYLFSTHYQAHIYVSLFMPFVFAILISLKKEYDTIKCLLPASLVFILYILLGVFLSQNTNFIVNVTAKFMPFSFAISDLSLAFFIVFFIYLLALRYFIFFEKSIFLAYFFAYFEFLIFSFLEKTDVGFFEFSSLIFLIAIGIEGYKLAFFDALTQVYNRRAYDRTRLKNGDVIAVCDIDFFKKVNDTYGHDAGDVILKGIAKILKQNVSKVYRFGGEEFVIVFKNQDFKICVTKLDNIRQIVEKEIFKFSDKEIKVTISIGVNMVEADKKEAFKNADEKLYKAKNNGRNRVIYE; via the coding sequence ATGAATTCATTTTTTAGTGAAATAATTATTTCTTTACCTAGTGCTACATTTATTTTAGAAATATTAGCACTTATTATTGCACTTTACTTTAAAAAATACAACATAATAGCAATTTGCATTCTATTATTAAGCTCAAAAATGATTTATTTATTTTCAACTCATTATCAAGCCCATATATATGTTAGTTTGTTTATGCCTTTTGTTTTTGCGATTTTAATAAGTCTAAAAAAGGAGTATGATACTATAAAATGCTTACTTCCTGCTAGCTTAGTTTTTATCTTATACATATTATTAGGAGTTTTTTTATCTCAAAATACTAATTTTATAGTTAATGTTACAGCTAAATTTATGCCTTTTAGCTTTGCGATTTCGGATTTAAGCTTAGCATTTTTTATTGTATTTTTTATATATTTATTAGCTTTAAGATATTTTATATTTTTTGAAAAAAGTATATTTTTGGCTTATTTTTTCGCATATTTTGAATTTTTAATATTTAGTTTTTTAGAAAAAACAGATGTAGGATTTTTTGAGTTTAGTTCTTTGATATTTTTAATAGCAATAGGTATAGAAGGTTATAAATTAGCATTTTTTGATGCTTTAACTCAGGTTTATAATAGAAGAGCTTATGATAGAACTAGGCTTAAAAACGGCGATGTGATTGCGGTTTGTGATATAGATTTTTTTAAAAAAGTAAATGATACTTATGGGCATGATGCAGGAGATGTGATTTTAAAAGGTATTGCAAAGATTTTAAAGCAAAATGTAAGCAAAGTATATAGGTTTGGTGGAGAAGAATTTGTAATTGTATTTAAAAATCAAGATTTTAAAATTTGTGTAACAAAATTAGATAATATAAGACAAATAGTAGAAAAAGAAATTTTTAAATTTAGCGATAAAGAAATAAAAGTAACAATTAGCATCGGTGTAAATATGGTTGAAGCTGATAAAAAAGAAGCCTTTAAAAACGCTGATGAGAAACTATATAAAGCTAAAAACAATGGAAGAAACAGAGTAATATATGAGTAA
- the abc-f gene encoding ribosomal protection-like ABC-F family protein: MVEIKSLTMRYPTGLLFENVNLSLKRGEKYGLIGANGAGKSTFLKIIAGQLEATSGEVSFENGVRYGVLEQNQFAYEDFSLRDAVLYGNKRLYKAVKEKEQIYATCTDYTDEINNRLSELEMICAEEDPNYECDTRCEKILSSLNLHNYDKLMKNVQTSDKFKVLIAQVLFAKPDVLFLDEPTNNLDLDAINWLENELKRHDGTMVVISHDRFFLNSICTRMLDVDFKQIREFAGNYDDWYMQSTLIKRQKEAALAKNLKEKEALEKFIARFSANASKARQATSRAKNLAKLDVSEIEISSRRDPSILFRCNREIGNEVLELSGISKAYDKQLFKDLNLKVNKGDKIAIIGASGAGKSTLAKIIMGELKPDSGEVKLGATIEPSYFPQDTSSKIIEDVKLYDFLISQKHKDIDEIRKCLGRMLFSGADQEKHAKDLSGGEKHRLMLSKMMLERGNFILLDEPNNHLDLEAIISLGEALYDYDGVAICISHDRELINSFANRIWHLKDGELIDFAGTYEEFLLKYEGEK; encoded by the coding sequence ATGGTAGAAATCAAATCTCTTACTATGAGATACCCTACGGGATTGTTATTTGAAAATGTAAATCTTAGTTTAAAGCGTGGAGAAAAATACGGACTTATTGGAGCAAATGGTGCTGGAAAATCTACTTTTTTAAAAATCATTGCAGGCCAGCTTGAGGCTACAAGTGGAGAAGTTAGTTTTGAAAATGGTGTAAGATACGGCGTGCTAGAGCAAAACCAATTTGCTTATGAAGATTTTAGCTTAAGAGATGCAGTTTTGTATGGTAACAAAAGGCTTTATAAAGCTGTAAAAGAAAAAGAGCAAATCTATGCAACATGCACCGATTATACAGACGAAATCAACAATCGCTTAAGTGAATTAGAAATGATTTGCGCTGAAGAAGACCCAAATTATGAGTGCGATACTAGATGTGAAAAGATTTTAAGCTCACTAAATCTTCATAATTACGATAAACTTATGAAAAATGTTCAAACAAGCGATAAATTTAAGGTGTTAATTGCTCAAGTGCTTTTTGCAAAACCTGATGTATTATTTTTAGATGAGCCTACGAACAACCTTGATTTAGATGCTATTAATTGGCTAGAAAATGAACTAAAACGACACGATGGAACAATGGTTGTGATTTCTCACGATAGATTTTTCTTAAATAGTATTTGCACTAGAATGCTTGATGTAGATTTTAAACAAATTCGTGAATTTGCAGGAAATTACGATGATTGGTATATGCAAAGCACACTTATTAAAAGACAAAAAGAAGCAGCACTTGCTAAAAACTTAAAAGAAAAAGAAGCTTTAGAAAAATTCATCGCTCGCTTTAGCGCAAATGCTTCTAAAGCAAGACAAGCTACAAGCCGTGCAAAAAACCTAGCAAAATTAGATGTTAGCGAAATTGAAATTTCAAGCAGAAGAGACCCATCAATTTTATTTAGATGTAATAGAGAAATCGGTAATGAAGTTTTAGAATTAAGTGGCATTAGCAAAGCTTATGATAAGCAATTATTTAAAGATTTAAATCTAAAGGTAAATAAAGGCGATAAAATTGCAATAATAGGAGCAAGTGGCGCTGGTAAAAGCACATTAGCAAAAATAATAATGGGCGAATTAAAGCCTGATAGCGGCGAAGTAAAATTAGGTGCAACCATTGAGCCTAGTTATTTTCCACAAGATACTTCAAGTAAAATTATTGAAGATGTAAAATTATATGATTTCTTAATTTCTCAAAAACATAAAGATATTGATGAAATTAGAAAATGTCTTGGAAGAATGCTATTTAGTGGGGCTGATCAAGAAAAACATGCAAAAGATTTAAGTGGTGGAGAAAAGCATAGACTTATGCTTAGTAAAATGATGTTAGAGCGTGGCAATTTCATTTTATTAGATGAGCCAAACAACCACCTTGATCTTGAAGCTATTATTTCACTTGGAGAAGCTTTATATGATTATGATGGAGTTGCGATTTGTATAAGCCACGATAGAGAATTAATAAACTCGTTTGCTAATAGAATTTGGCATTTAAAAGATGGTGAGCTTATAGATTTTGCTGGAACTTACGAAGAATTTTTATTAAAATATGAAGGTGAAAAATGA
- a CDS encoding SH3 domain-containing protein, producing MKKLIFLIFAITLFAAPSKELSVMDAQVYTNLNQNEEASSFNSNIKEEFKDFVELAIEANFSKSEVKIKEVFYADITINSNHKTNFTPQIEFEKSIDMQVLTKDIKFSSENGVYKTRVYFQANTANAKLNSISAKLFRNTQEIGNAKISLNNISINELKFNKDYSQLVASNLKITNLKCTEYDETSTICGMDAKAENTNFNNFSLKNVKSQSITNVGKDYENAKCSIALIFPNNLKSFSFSYFDPIQNDFIEYSNNIVVESEEISTQTDLNPITKEINFYLQIGSLILAIICLVIVVIFKRFFSLIAVALVFIAFAFIDGGEFSNAKLKAGANVRILPTNNSTIFYKNTNLKEVKVLAKKDDFVKVALDEDTSGWVKNEDIE from the coding sequence ATGAAAAAATTAATCTTTTTAATATTTGCTATAACACTTTTTGCAGCTCCTTCTAAGGAGCTTAGCGTAATGGATGCTCAAGTTTATACAAACCTTAATCAAAATGAAGAAGCTAGTAGTTTTAATAGCAATATTAAAGAAGAATTTAAAGATTTTGTTGAACTAGCAATAGAAGCAAATTTTTCAAAAAGTGAAGTAAAAATTAAAGAAGTTTTTTATGCAGATATAACCATTAATTCAAACCATAAAACTAATTTTACTCCACAAATAGAATTTGAAAAAAGCATTGATATGCAAGTTCTTACTAAAGATATAAAATTTAGTAGCGAAAATGGTGTGTATAAAACTCGTGTTTATTTTCAAGCAAATACAGCAAATGCTAAATTAAACTCGATTAGTGCTAAACTATTTAGAAATACGCAAGAAATCGGAAATGCTAAAATTAGTCTTAATAATATCAGTATAAATGAATTAAAATTCAATAAAGATTATTCGCAATTAGTTGCAAGTAATTTAAAAATAACTAATCTAAAATGCACCGAATACGATGAAACAAGCACAATTTGTGGAATGGATGCAAAAGCTGAAAATACAAACTTTAATAACTTTTCTTTAAAAAATGTAAAATCTCAAAGCATTACAAATGTAGGCAAAGATTATGAGAATGCAAAATGCTCTATTGCACTAATTTTTCCAAACAATTTAAAAAGTTTTTCGTTTTCTTATTTTGACCCAATTCAAAATGATTTTATAGAATATTCAAATAATATAGTTGTGGAATCAGAAGAAATTAGCACACAAACTGACTTAAATCCTATTACAAAAGAAATTAATTTTTATTTACAAATAGGAAGCTTGATTTTAGCTATAATTTGTCTTGTAATTGTTGTTATATTTAAAAGATTTTTTTCTTTAATAGCTGTTGCTTTAGTATTTATTGCTTTTGCATTTATTGATGGTGGAGAATTTAGCAATGCCAAATTAAAAGCAGGTGCTAATGTTAGGATATTACCTACAAATAATTCAACAATTTTTTATAAAAACACAAACTTAAAAGAAGTAAAAGTTCTAGCAAAAAAAGATGATTTTGTTAAAGTTGCTTTAGATGAAGATACGAGTGGCTGGGTAAAAAATGAAGATATTGAATAA
- a CDS encoding DNA adenine methylase: MKENKAYLSEQIITYLGNKRSLLDFISTGVEFAKTELKKDKLSSVDLFSGSGIVARFLKQHSSYLIANDLESYSKAINECYLSNINDDFYKELLKEHEILSQNIINNLNENGFIRELYSPKDELNIQKVDRAFYTNYNASFIDTTRMLLENHQYKKYFLAPLLYISSVNVNTSGVFKGFYKNKNGIGQWGGEGKNALSRITTKMTLPMPIFSNYDVPFSVFQKDANVLANELDCDLCYIDPPYNEHPYGSNYFMLNLITNYVKPQDISKISGIAQGWNKSAYNSRNKASESFFDLIDKLKAKIILISYNNEGIISENEFKTKLSKMGKLKVLEQKYNTFRASRNLNNRKIHVKELLFILKKY, translated from the coding sequence ATGAAAGAAAATAAAGCCTATTTAAGCGAACAAATAATTACTTATTTAGGCAACAAACGCTCCTTGCTAGATTTTATTAGCACAGGCGTTGAATTTGCTAAAACCGAGCTTAAAAAAGATAAATTAAGCTCGGTTGATTTGTTTAGTGGAAGTGGAATAGTTGCAAGGTTTTTAAAACAACACTCAAGCTATTTAATAGCAAATGATTTAGAAAGTTATAGCAAAGCAATAAATGAATGCTATTTATCAAATATAAATGATGATTTTTATAAAGAGCTTTTAAAAGAACATGAAATATTAAGCCAAAATATCATAAATAATTTAAACGAAAATGGCTTTATAAGAGAGCTTTATTCTCCAAAAGATGAATTAAATATACAAAAAGTTGATAGAGCTTTTTATACAAATTATAATGCAAGTTTTATTGATACAACTAGAATGCTTTTAGAAAATCATCAATACAAAAAGTATTTTTTAGCTCCACTTTTATATATTTCAAGCGTAAATGTAAATACAAGTGGAGTTTTTAAAGGCTTTTATAAAAACAAAAACGGCATAGGACAATGGGGTGGCGAAGGCAAGAATGCACTTAGTAGGATTACTACGAAAATGACTTTGCCTATGCCAATTTTTTCAAATTATGATGTGCCTTTTAGTGTATTTCAAAAGGACGCTAATGTTTTAGCTAATGAACTTGATTGTGATTTATGCTATATTGACCCACCATATAACGAACATCCTTATGGCTCAAATTATTTTATGCTAAATCTAATTACAAATTATGTAAAACCACAAGATATTTCAAAAATCTCAGGCATTGCACAAGGCTGGAATAAAAGTGCTTATAATTCTAGAAATAAAGCTAGTGAGAGTTTTTTTGATTTAATAGATAAATTAAAGGCAAAAATTATTCTAATCTCATACAACAACGAAGGAATAATTAGCGAAAATGAGTTTAAAACTAAACTTTCAAAAATGGGTAAGCTAAAAGTATTAGAGCAAAAATACAATACTTTTAGAGCAAGTAGAAACCTAAATAATCGCAAAATTCATGTAAAAGAACTGCTGTTTATTTTAAAAAAATATTAA
- a CDS encoding zeta toxin family protein produces the protein MINQPTATIFAGVNGTGKTTLYFLAQEKGIILGYRINVDEIAQSIGDYKDKKTLIRASKIALTMRKVYMNDRLNFNQETTLCGKAILNLFKELKENNYKINLYFIGLDSPKTAIERVRIRVSKGGHDVEPHLIDKRYYESMQNLLKVMPLCDEVLIYDNTQSYELIAKITNGVMDLQKKINWFSNLIL, from the coding sequence ATGATAAATCAACCAACTGCAACTATTTTTGCTGGTGTAAATGGTACTGGAAAAACGACTTTATATTTTTTAGCACAAGAGAAAGGAATAATTTTAGGTTATCGTATAAATGTGGATGAGATAGCTCAAAGTATTGGAGATTATAAAGATAAGAAAACTCTTATTCGTGCTTCTAAAATAGCTTTAACAATGCGTAAGGTTTATATGAATGATAGACTTAATTTTAATCAAGAAACTACGCTTTGTGGAAAAGCTATATTAAACTTATTTAAAGAGTTAAAAGAGAATAATTATAAAATAAATTTATATTTTATAGGACTTGACAGCCCAAAAACAGCAATAGAGCGTGTAAGGATACGGGTTAGTAAGGGCGGACACGATGTAGAACCACACTTAATAGATAAAAGATATTATGAAAGTATGCAAAATCTTTTAAAGGTTATGCCATTATGCGATGAAGTGTTAATTTATGATAATACGCAAAGCTATGAGCTAATAGCAAAAATAACAAATGGGGTGATGGATTTGCAAAAAAAAATTAATTGGTTTAGTAATTTAATTTTATAA